From a single Anaerolineales bacterium genomic region:
- a CDS encoding restriction endonuclease subunit S, producing MTDKTSSPVQLGTLCSKIGSGVTPRGGDSVYISEGVSLIRSQNVYNLEFTSDGLAYIDEKQAEKMDGVTVLENDVLLNITGDSVARCCIVPSSVLPARVNQHVSIIRTDSTKLNPHYLMYYLTSPYAQAYLLSLAGSGGTRKALTKSMIEALKIPLPSLSAQDNIVSVLSAYDDLIENNRRRIDLLEQSARMLYKEWFVSLRFPGHEHVKVKDGVPQGWEISTVADVCNSFEDGDWIESKDQGGEDYRLLQISNIGEDDFVETGNFRYVTEETFRRLRCNEVKPGDILISRMPEPIGRAWYVTEQPWKMITAVDATIARPNPERVNSFYYLYHINSPSHLAACAARATGATRPRVTRKNMGALPIAVPPLNLQNEFSNIASDLHRMKTNLRVQNKQLQQARDLLLPRLMNGEIPV from the coding sequence ATGACTGATAAAACTTCATCGCCAGTTCAGTTAGGTACTCTGTGCTCAAAAATTGGCAGTGGTGTTACGCCTAGAGGTGGAGATTCTGTATATATTAGCGAAGGTGTCTCTTTAATTCGTAGTCAAAACGTTTATAACCTTGAATTTACATCCGATGGGCTTGCATATATTGATGAAAAGCAAGCCGAAAAAATGGATGGTGTCACTGTATTAGAAAATGATGTTTTGTTGAACATTACAGGTGATTCTGTTGCACGTTGTTGTATTGTGCCATCATCAGTATTACCCGCGCGTGTAAATCAGCATGTTTCCATCATCAGGACAGACTCAACAAAATTAAATCCCCATTATCTAATGTATTACCTGACTTCTCCGTATGCGCAGGCATATTTGCTTTCACTGGCAGGCTCTGGCGGAACTCGTAAAGCGCTTACGAAATCAATGATTGAAGCATTGAAAATTCCATTGCCATCTCTGAGCGCTCAGGACAATATTGTCTCTGTTCTCTCCGCCTACGATGACCTGATCGAAAACAACCGCCGCCGCATTGACCTGCTAGAACAGTCGGCGCGCATGTTGTACAAAGAATGGTTCGTTTCCCTGCGCTTCCCAGGGCATGAGCACGTCAAGGTCAAAGACGGCGTGCCACAGGGATGGGAAATTTCAACAGTTGCCGATGTTTGTAATAGTTTTGAAGACGGCGACTGGATTGAGTCAAAAGATCAAGGCGGGGAAGATTATCGCCTTCTGCAAATTTCCAATATCGGCGAAGATGATTTTGTTGAAACGGGAAATTTCCGATATGTCACTGAAGAAACATTCAGGCGTTTACGTTGCAATGAAGTCAAGCCTGGGGACATTCTGATTTCTCGAATGCCAGAACCGATTGGCAGGGCGTGGTATGTCACCGAGCAACCGTGGAAGATGATAACGGCTGTTGACGCAACAATTGCCCGCCCTAATCCAGAACGCGTCAATTCTTTTTATTATCTGTACCACATAAATTCTCCTTCACATCTTGCTGCTTGTGCAGCCAGAGCAACTGGTGCTACACGCCCTAGAGTTACTCGAAAGAATATGGGCGCACTTCCAATTGCTGTGCCGCCTTTGAATTTACAAAATGAATTTAGCAATATCGCAAGCGATCTTCATCGAATGAAAACGAACTTGCGAGTTCAAAACAAGCAACTACAACAAGCCCGCGACCTGCTCCTGCCGCGCCTGATGAATGGGGAGATACCCGTATGA
- a CDS encoding type I restriction endonuclease subunit R — translation MSQYTEDVLVQQTIAEYLEKNLGWESVYAYNDETFGEDGTLGRKTKHEVVLTRYLRAALVKFNQHLNLPESAYEDAIRQITEFSSTLSMLSTNREKYDLLKDGVQVSYRDAQGELKRERLRVFDFKNPKENHFLCVREMWVYGSIYHRRPDILGFVNGLPLIFVELKNIHRDIKVAHEKNYSDYKDTIPHIFHHNAIVVLGNGIEAKIGSLSSKYEHFHEWKRLHEDDPGVVDMETLLKGVFDKTNLIDIFENFIVFDDSSGETRKVLARNHQFLGVNRAVESVQERKDRKGRLGVFWHTQGSGKSYSMVFFTRKVHRKLGGNFTFLICTDRDDLDTQIYKTFAGCGLADNDKDPCRASSAKDLAGLLAQHKSYVFSLVQKFNLKINSPEEAYSSRDDIIVITDEAHRTQYGLLSLNMRNALQNASYMGFTGTPLFKDDEITTKIFGDYISTYDFQRAVDDKATVPLYYDARGDKLGIATNDLNERIAEKLEQLEIEDVNVEQRLENELKGDYHILTAEKRLEQVAQDFVTHYSNAWESGKSMIVCVDKITTVRLYNLVETYWRERIVALEKSLRSTKDEQEETYRLRQIQWMKDTQIAVVISEEQGEVAKFRKWDLDVTPHRKLIKEGFELADHTRIDLESAFKKPDHPFRIAIVCAMWLTGFDVPSLTTLYLDKPLKAHTLMQAIARANRVHEGKTNGLIVDYCGILKNLRKALATFAGKGDDGRGDDDEIDPTIPETELLKSLDEAVNLAKDFLAERGAVLDDILSKSGFERNAAIRKAKEAANENDKTRKRFEVMCREVFNKFIACVNVKGVNAYRNSRDALAVIYKSLEQDREEADISDIIRQLHEVVDDVITTQTAQTAEDRPPYDISKIDFERLRKEFERSPAKHTTVQNLRQAIEQRLQRLLERNPLRTDFQRHYDEIIADYNREKDRLTIEQTFEDLLKYTQSMDEEETRAAREGLDEESLAIFDLLNKPDLTPAEIKRIKAVAVELLAALKAEKLRIPQWREKETTRDAVFVTIQNFLYADSTGLPARYTETEVKTKTNDVFTHIFRAYPTVPSPYYQSTAGR, via the coding sequence ATGAGCCAATACACCGAAGATGTCCTCGTCCAACAAACCATCGCCGAATACCTCGAGAAGAACCTCGGCTGGGAATCGGTCTATGCCTACAACGACGAAACCTTCGGTGAAGATGGAACTTTGGGGCGAAAGACCAAGCACGAGGTAGTCCTGACGCGCTACTTGCGAGCCGCTCTCGTCAAATTTAATCAACATCTCAATCTGCCCGAGTCCGCCTACGAAGACGCCATCCGCCAGATCACAGAGTTCAGTTCCACCCTGAGCATGCTCTCCACCAATCGTGAAAAATACGACCTGCTCAAAGACGGCGTGCAAGTCAGTTATCGCGACGCGCAAGGCGAACTCAAACGCGAGCGCCTGCGCGTCTTTGATTTTAAGAACCCCAAAGAGAATCACTTCCTGTGCGTGCGTGAAATGTGGGTGTATGGCTCGATCTATCATAGAAGACCCGACATCCTCGGCTTCGTCAACGGCTTGCCCCTGATCTTTGTGGAGTTGAAAAACATCCATCGGGATATCAAGGTCGCCCACGAGAAGAACTACTCCGACTATAAAGACACCATCCCGCACATCTTTCACCATAACGCCATCGTTGTGCTGGGCAATGGCATCGAAGCCAAGATCGGCTCGCTCTCCAGCAAGTACGAACACTTCCACGAATGGAAGCGCCTGCACGAAGACGACCCAGGCGTGGTGGATATGGAGACCCTGCTCAAAGGCGTGTTCGACAAAACCAACCTGATCGACATCTTCGAGAATTTCATCGTCTTCGACGACTCAAGCGGTGAAACGCGCAAGGTGCTCGCCCGCAACCACCAATTCCTCGGCGTCAATCGCGCTGTTGAATCAGTGCAGGAACGCAAAGACCGCAAAGGCAGGCTGGGCGTCTTCTGGCATACCCAGGGCAGCGGCAAATCCTACTCAATGGTTTTCTTCACCCGTAAAGTCCACCGTAAACTGGGCGGCAACTTCACCTTCCTGATCTGCACCGACCGCGACGATCTCGACACCCAGATCTACAAAACCTTTGCCGGCTGTGGTCTGGCAGATAACGACAAAGATCCATGCCGCGCCTCCAGTGCCAAAGATTTGGCAGGCTTACTCGCCCAGCACAAATCCTACGTCTTTAGTTTGGTTCAAAAATTCAACCTCAAGATCAATTCGCCCGAAGAAGCCTATTCATCGCGCGACGATATCATCGTCATCACCGACGAAGCCCATCGCACCCAATACGGTCTGCTCTCGCTCAACATGCGCAACGCCTTGCAGAATGCCAGTTACATGGGCTTCACAGGCACGCCGCTCTTCAAGGATGATGAGATCACTACCAAGATCTTCGGCGATTACATCTCCACCTACGACTTCCAACGCGCCGTCGATGACAAAGCCACCGTTCCGCTCTACTACGACGCGCGCGGCGACAAACTCGGCATCGCCACCAACGACCTCAACGAACGCATCGCAGAAAAACTCGAACAACTCGAGATCGAAGACGTCAATGTGGAACAGCGCCTCGAAAACGAACTCAAGGGTGATTATCACATCCTGACGGCGGAGAAGCGTCTGGAACAAGTCGCTCAGGATTTTGTCACGCACTATTCCAACGCCTGGGAAAGCGGCAAATCCATGATCGTGTGTGTCGATAAGATCACCACCGTCCGCCTCTACAACCTGGTCGAAACATACTGGCGCGAACGCATCGTGGCATTGGAAAAAAGCCTCCGCTCCACCAAAGACGAGCAGGAAGAAACCTACCGCCTGCGCCAGATTCAGTGGATGAAAGACACCCAAATTGCAGTCGTCATCAGCGAAGAACAAGGGGAAGTGGCGAAGTTCCGCAAATGGGATCTGGACGTCACCCCGCACCGCAAACTTATCAAAGAAGGATTCGAACTCGCGGATCATACCCGTATCGATCTTGAATCTGCTTTCAAGAAGCCTGATCATCCCTTCCGCATTGCCATCGTCTGCGCCATGTGGCTGACCGGTTTCGATGTGCCCAGCCTCACCACGCTTTACCTCGACAAACCGCTCAAAGCCCATACCCTCATGCAAGCCATCGCCCGCGCCAACCGCGTCCACGAAGGCAAGACCAACGGTCTGATCGTGGACTACTGCGGCATCCTCAAGAACCTGCGCAAGGCGCTCGCCACCTTTGCCGGCAAGGGCGATGATGGACGCGGGGATGACGATGAAATCGACCCGACCATCCCTGAAACCGAACTGCTCAAGTCCCTTGATGAAGCCGTGAACCTCGCCAAAGACTTCCTCGCCGAGCGCGGTGCCGTGCTCGATGACATTCTCAGCAAGTCAGGCTTTGAACGCAATGCCGCCATCCGCAAGGCAAAAGAAGCCGCCAATGAAAACGACAAGACTCGCAAGCGCTTTGAAGTCATGTGCCGCGAAGTCTTCAACAAGTTCATTGCCTGCGTCAACGTGAAGGGCGTCAATGCCTACCGTAACTCTCGCGACGCCCTGGCGGTCATCTACAAAAGCCTGGAGCAAGACCGCGAAGAAGCCGACATCAGCGACATCATCCGCCAACTTCACGAAGTGGTCGACGACGTCATCACCACCCAAACCGCGCAAACCGCTGAAGACCGCCCGCCTTACGACATCAGCAAGATCGACTTCGAGCGCCTGCGCAAAGAATTCGAGCGTTCGCCCGCCAAACATACAACTGTCCAAAACCTGCGGCAGGCAATTGAACAACGCCTGCAGCGTCTGCTCGAACGCAATCCACTCCGCACCGACTTCCAGCGTCACTACGACGAGATAATCGCCGACTACAACCGCGAAAAAGACCGCCTCACCATCGAACAAACCTTCGAAGACCTACTGAAGTACACCCAAAGCATGGACGAAGAGGAAACCCGCGCCGCCCGCGAAGGCTTGGACGAAGAATCCCTCGCCATCTTCGACCTGCTCAACAAACCCGACCTGACTCCCGCCGAGATCAAACGCATCAAAGCCGTCGCCGTCGAACTGCTCGCCGCCCTCAAAGCCGAAAAACTGCGCATCCCACAATGGCGCGAAAAAGAAACCACCCGCGACGCCGTCTTCGTCACCATCCAAAACTTCCTCTACGCCGACAGCACAGGTCTCCCCGCTCGTTACACCGAAACCGAAGTCAAAACCAAAACCAACGACGTATTCACCCACATCTTCAGGGCATATCCCACTGTGCCGTCACCGTATTACCAGTCCACGGCGGGACGATGA
- a CDS encoding vWA domain-containing protein yields the protein MYRTTASSKSPGLVLFLIDVSGSLRDQISPNLIGIDAVSHLIKKIAIRMIQRSTKGTAISPRYHVAMFAYSSQVFDLLGGIKTIDELAKLGIPQLTALDTTDTARAFSLIKKLLITELPKYAESPAPIILHITDGGFTGDDPTPIVEDICNMSVTDGKVLLANVYISPPQKENVFLCPNNTQWVNIHEERLFNMSSTFPDAYRAAYDEFGFQVPAGAKMYIRGYIPEVFELLLPISSVTSNN from the coding sequence ATGTATAGAACAACAGCATCTTCAAAATCTCCTGGCTTGGTTTTGTTTTTAATCGATGTGAGTGGTTCACTAAGGGATCAAATCTCTCCTAACCTAATCGGAATAGATGCAGTCAGCCATCTAATTAAAAAAATCGCTATCAGAATGATACAGCGATCCACCAAAGGAACCGCAATTTCTCCTCGATATCATGTAGCAATGTTTGCTTATTCCAGTCAAGTATTTGATTTACTAGGTGGAATTAAAACAATTGATGAACTGGCAAAGCTAGGTATACCTCAATTAACTGCTTTGGATACAACTGATACAGCACGGGCTTTTTCTTTGATCAAGAAATTGCTAATCACAGAGTTACCAAAATACGCTGAAAGCCCTGCACCAATAATTCTACATATTACAGACGGTGGATTTACTGGTGATGACCCAACTCCAATTGTTGAAGATATTTGCAATATGAGTGTCACGGATGGAAAGGTGCTCCTAGCCAACGTATATATTAGCCCTCCTCAAAAGGAGAATGTATTTCTTTGTCCCAATAACACCCAATGGGTTAATATCCATGAAGAGAGGTTGTTCAACATGTCATCGACATTTCCAGATGCTTACCGAGCGGCATACGATGAATTTGGGTTTCAAGTTCCTGCTGGTGCAAAGATGTACATTCGTGGCTATATTCCTGAGGTGTTTGAATTACTTCTTCCAATAAGCAGTGTTACAAGTAACAATTAA